CTTCGAGAACAGTCCGTGCTTCCAGTAGCGTTTCACTGCCTCTGTGATCTCCGTGCCAGGAACGCTGATGGTCTGTCCAACTGATAGTCCAGACAGGCCTATAACTACATAGTCCTCGTATTCGTTGACACCTTCAACGGCAATTCCACCAATCTCACATTGTCTTGGGGTGCCGGCGTAGGAAATTTCAGGGTTCACGATGAAATCCTGCGCTCTTGCAGTGGTGAATGACAAATGACAGATGACCAGTGATAATACCATTACCACCATCCATCTGTATCTCATCATGTCCTTCATCGTAAAACGACTCATTTTTATATAGCACATATATTTTCTGTTGTCATTTATCTTTTATCATTCTGAGAGGCTGCCTCGCTTTCCACCTGAGCCTCTGTCTTTCCGAAACGGCGCTGACGGCTCTGGAAGCTTGCTATGGCCTTGTGCAGCTCAGCCTCGTCGAAGTCTGGCCAGTAGGTGTCGCAGAAATAGAGCTCGCTGTAGGCTATCTGCCAGAGCAGGTAGTTTGATATGCGCAGTTCACCGCCAGTACGTATGAGCAGGTCTGGGTCGGGCATAAAGCGTGTCTGCAGGTGCTTGCTTATCATCTGCTCGTCTATATACTTCCAGTCCATGTATGAAGACTCGCCCATGTCGCGTCGTTGCATAATCTCCTGCATGGCATTCACTATCTCCCAACGACTGCTGTAGCTCAGCGCAACCACCATGGTCATGGCAGTATTGTTAGCAGTATGCTCTTCTGTCTCACGCAGCTTTCTGTACACGTTTTCAGGAAGACGACGCATGTCGCCTATGACACGGAAGCGCACAT
This region of Prevotella sp. E13-27 genomic DNA includes:
- a CDS encoding isoprenyl transferase, producing MNNELDMNRIPQHIAIIMDGNGRWAMERGKERTVGHQAGVEAVRKITSECVRLGVKYLTLYTFSTENWNRPADEVSALMGLVLTSLEDEIFQKNNVRFRVIGDMRRLPENVYRKLRETEEHTANNTAMTMVVALSYSSRWEIVNAMQEIMQRRDMGESSYMDWKYIDEQMISKHLQTRFMPDPDLLIRTGGELRISNYLLWQIAYSELYFCDTYWPDFDEAELHKAIASFQSRQRRFGKTEAQVESEAASQNDKR